From the Conexivisphaerales archaeon genome, the window AGATAGACAGTCCCGACCACGCTTGAGATGCTGTCACCAGTGACCTGCAGATAGGATGTTAGCGTAAGCAATAGCTTATCTCTTTCTTCGTTTGAGAGGTCAGATGAAACCCTCCACCTGGATGATTTTTTCAGCTCAAGCTTTGCAGAAGTCAATACTGAGAGGCAGACATCCTTGTTCCCAGTAAGTCCCTGAATGAATGGGTCTGTAGTGTAGGCTATCGCTTCGTGCAAGGCCTTTACATCCCTGCCGAATAGCAGAAGCTCCTCAGCCACTTCAACCTGTGATGAATTCAAAGCATCCTGCAGGAAAAGCTCGTTCAGACCTATGAGAGACCTCTTTGACCCCACATCTTGCCTATCGCCGAGCGCTCCTATCAGAGAGAGCCACGCAGCTGAGTCAGGATGAGGAAGCATCTCTCTGGATATCAGGTAAGCAAGGCCAGAACTAGACACTTCCTTTGAGCCGTCGAAGCCAAAGGTGTTTGCGTTGAGAGAGAGGAAGGAGTCAGAATCTCCCTGGGGGTTGTGATGCCCTATGAAGATTGCTTTGTCGCCCAGAACTTCAAATATCTGCCTCTCCTTTCCCCCAGCCAGTTCACAGAATACGTAATGACTGTAATTCTCTTCTGATAATTTCTCAAGCTCATCCTTCTCCAGAACATTCATGAACCTGGCATGAAAGATGCCACTATTTGCAAAGATACTTTTGCAGATGATAGCAACAGTTGCTAATCCGTCAGCATCAGGCCTTCCTGCGACAAAGATACTGTCCTTTGACGATGCAGCCTTTTTCAGCCTCTGGCCGATTTCAGATGCCTTCTTCCTGAGCGCTTCGATATCGGCCATTCCATTTCAGCTCACGTCTTCAGGCCAGCTGTGCTACTACGCTTGAATACTTCCAGTTTTCAGGCAGCACAC encodes:
- a CDS encoding DHH family phosphoesterase: MADIEALRKKASEIGQRLKKAASSKDSIFVAGRPDADGLATVAIICKSIFANSGIFHARFMNVLEKDELEKLSEENYSHYVFCELAGGKERQIFEVLGDKAIFIGHHNPQGDSDSFLSLNANTFGFDGSKEVSSSGLAYLISREMLPHPDSAAWLSLIGALGDRQDVGSKRSLIGLNELFLQDALNSSQVEVAEELLLFGRDVKALHEAIAYTTDPFIQGLTGNKDVCLSVLTSAKLELKKSSRWRVSSDLSNEERDKLLLTLTSYLQVTGDSISSVVGTVYLLKREDEHSFLKDARDFALLLDASGRMGRPGSGLSVCLGDRGKALTEAEKLLIDYKNQILRSIKVILSDEERLTFSDSVAVVGAEGLVDEQMAGALANALTVVPRVREKVIVLRVTTRDGMVKFSVRKGSACSLDVDVGQVVRKVSLQCDGEGGGHRTMAGARVSSVKASEFVERLRKEVKS